From the Bacteroidota bacterium genome, one window contains:
- the murG gene encoding undecaprenyldiphospho-muramoylpentapeptide beta-N-acetylglucosaminyltransferase, whose protein sequence is MQQPEIRVVISGGGTGGHIFPAIAIANALKAMNEKNEILFVGANGRMEMEKVPAAGYRIEGLNISGIQRKFSLSNLKLPFKIIQSVLKARAIVRSFKPDVAIGVGGYASGPLLYAAGSMHVPTLIQEQNSFAGITNKILSKRAQRICVAYEGMEKYFPAEKIVLTGNPVRQDILNLEGKKEEGLRAFGLSDGKKTVLVIGGSLGARTINECLLEGWEKIADENIQMIWQTGKFFFPKVSGLKSEAIKKGICITEFIQRMDLAYAAADVVISRAGASSVSELTLTGKPSILVPSPNVAEDHQTKNAMALVNRNAAVLVKDANAKTEMIKAVLDLVHDEKMQIQLSAEIKKMALPDSAKRIAEIVYELAGNKSKR, encoded by the coding sequence TTGCAGCAGCCTGAGATAAGAGTTGTCATCAGCGGAGGTGGTACGGGCGGACATATTTTCCCGGCCATTGCCATCGCGAATGCGCTGAAGGCGATGAATGAAAAAAATGAAATCCTGTTTGTGGGTGCCAATGGCCGGATGGAAATGGAGAAGGTGCCTGCCGCAGGTTACAGGATTGAAGGATTAAACATCAGTGGCATACAACGGAAATTCAGTTTGTCAAATCTGAAACTTCCATTCAAAATAATTCAAAGTGTTCTCAAAGCGAGAGCCATAGTGCGTTCTTTCAAACCTGATGTCGCGATAGGTGTTGGCGGTTATGCCAGCGGTCCCTTGTTATATGCTGCGGGATCAATGCATGTTCCAACGCTGATCCAGGAGCAAAATTCATTTGCAGGAATCACCAATAAGATTCTCTCAAAACGAGCGCAGCGAATCTGTGTGGCCTATGAAGGCATGGAAAAGTATTTTCCTGCAGAAAAGATTGTGCTTACCGGTAATCCTGTCCGACAGGATATACTTAATCTGGAAGGGAAAAAAGAGGAAGGACTTCGTGCCTTCGGTTTATCAGACGGAAAAAAGACTGTGTTGGTGATTGGCGGAAGTCTGGGTGCCAGAACGATTAACGAGTGCCTGTTGGAGGGTTGGGAAAAAATTGCAGATGAGAATATTCAAATGATCTGGCAAACAGGAAAGTTTTTCTTTCCGAAAGTTTCCGGTCTGAAGTCTGAAGCAATAAAGAAAGGGATTTGTATAACAGAGTTTATTCAACGAATGGATCTGGCTTATGCGGCAGCGGATGTAGTGATTTCCAGGGCAGGAGCAAGTTCGGTTTCGGAGTTGACCCTCACCGGAAAACCTTCCATATTGGTGCCTTCTCCCAATGTAGCGGAGGATCATCAGACAAAGAACGCGATGGCATTGGTCAACAGAAATGCAGCGGTTCTGGTGAAGGATGCGAATGCAAAAACAGAAATGATAAAGGCGGTACTGGATTTGGTTCATGATGAAAAAATGCAAATTCAATTGTCTGCTGAGATAAAAAAAATGGCATTGCCGGATTCAGCAAAAAGAATCGCAGAGATTGTATATGAGTTGGCAGGAAATAAAAGTAAAAGATAA
- a CDS encoding FtsW/RodA/SpoVE family cell cycle protein, giving the protein MQATWLDKYFKGDRTIWLIVFILSIFSLLAVYSSTGTLAYKFKSGNTEYYLIKHLSILVLGLGLMYAAHAIRYTYYSKFSTIALLLSLPLLILTLFSGTNLNEASRWITLPGMNITFQTSDFAKLALIMFVARMLSKKQDEIKSFKGAFLPIVLPIIGICALILPANFSTAAVLFISCSFLMFIGRINMKFILGLFGVAIVLFTLFIVVSLAIGKTGRIETWKARVERFTSDDNQDNYQTDQAKIAIAGGGLFGRFPGNSKARNYLPHPYSDFIYAIIIEEYGLIGGVLIIFLYIWLFFRVIRFIHHSPMAFGTLLAIGCAFSLVFQAMINMAVAVNLFPVTGQPLPLLSMGGTSIWFTSISIGIVLSVSRQVEKEKKEGGQELAAA; this is encoded by the coding sequence GGACGCTTGCATATAAATTCAAAAGCGGGAATACTGAATATTATCTCATCAAGCACCTGTCTATTCTTGTGTTGGGACTTGGATTGATGTATGCAGCTCATGCTATTCGGTATACTTATTATTCGAAATTTTCAACAATAGCGCTCCTTCTCTCCCTGCCATTGCTGATTTTGACTTTGTTCAGCGGTACAAATCTGAATGAAGCCAGTCGTTGGATAACATTGCCCGGGATGAATATTACATTTCAAACTTCAGATTTCGCGAAGCTTGCACTGATCATGTTTGTAGCGAGGATGCTTTCAAAAAAACAAGATGAGATCAAAAGTTTTAAAGGCGCGTTTCTGCCCATTGTCCTTCCAATAATAGGAATTTGTGCATTGATTCTTCCGGCGAATTTTTCGACAGCTGCTGTTTTATTTATTTCCTGTTCTTTTCTGATGTTTATCGGCAGGATTAACATGAAGTTTATCCTGGGTCTTTTCGGTGTTGCTATTGTATTGTTTACTTTATTCATAGTTGTTTCCCTGGCTATTGGTAAAACAGGGCGAATAGAAACCTGGAAAGCCAGGGTTGAAAGATTTACGAGTGATGACAATCAGGATAATTACCAAACCGATCAGGCTAAAATTGCTATCGCGGGTGGTGGATTGTTTGGAAGATTCCCCGGGAACAGCAAAGCAAGAAATTATCTTCCGCATCCCTATTCTGATTTCATCTATGCAATCATCATTGAAGAATATGGTTTAATAGGAGGTGTGCTAATCATCTTCCTGTACATCTGGTTATTCTTCCGTGTCATTCGGTTTATTCATCACAGTCCGATGGCATTCGGAACATTGCTTGCCATCGGATGCGCGTTCAGCCTGGTATTCCAGGCGATGATCAATATGGCCGTCGCTGTGAATTTGTTTCCGGTAACCGGTCAGCCCCTGCCCCTGCTGAGTATGGGAGGTACATCCATATGGTTTACGAGTATTTCCATTGGCATAGTGTTGAGTGTAAGCCGGCAGGTAGAAAAAGAGAAAAAAGAAGGAGGACAGGAGCTTGCAGCAGCCTGA